Proteins encoded within one genomic window of Sphingomonas sp. G-3-2-10:
- a CDS encoding flagellar hook assembly protein FlgD — MTTTSFDTTLANLGVKRTGASTANTPTADTSQQMDQNDFLTLMTAQLKNQDPFEPVDNSQMVAQMAQFSSLAGISEMNSTLKAISERLGSTTTTDMMSWVGRTALVQGNVAYPRTDGSLGGSIDLAADATNVSVTIEGPNGEILKTVELGAQKKGNFDFEWDGTTDSGDPAGPGPFTIRTAARNADGGSVTATPLVWAPVTSVTMGSDGTPLLTLPGIGQVSANSVRKVG; from the coding sequence ATGACCACCACTTCTTTCGACACCACGCTCGCCAATCTCGGCGTCAAGCGGACGGGTGCTTCCACCGCGAACACCCCCACCGCCGACACGTCGCAGCAGATGGACCAGAACGACTTCCTGACGCTGATGACCGCGCAGCTGAAGAACCAGGATCCGTTCGAGCCGGTCGACAACTCGCAGATGGTCGCCCAGATGGCGCAGTTCTCGAGCCTCGCCGGCATCAGCGAGATGAACTCGACGCTGAAGGCGATCTCCGAGCGGCTCGGTTCGACCACCACCACCGACATGATGTCGTGGGTCGGCCGCACCGCGCTGGTGCAGGGCAACGTCGCCTATCCGCGCACCGACGGGTCGCTCGGTGGTTCGATCGACCTCGCCGCCGACGCGACCAACGTCAGCGTCACGATCGAAGGGCCCAATGGCGAGATCCTCAAGACCGTCGAACTCGGCGCCCAGAAGAAGGGCAATTTCGATTTCGAATGGGACGGCACCACCGACAGCGGCGATCCCGCCGGCCCGGGTCCGTTCACCATCCGCACCGCCGCGCGCAACGCGGACGGCGGCAGCGTGACCGCAACCCCGCTCGTCTGGGCACCGGTGACTTCGGTCACGATGGGCTCCGACGGCACGCCCCTGCTTACCCTGCCCGGCATCGGCCAGGTCTCCGCAAATTCCGTCCGCAAGGTCGGCTGA
- the flgG gene encoding flagellar basal-body rod protein FlgG, with translation MGSAAMHIARTGLDAQDTRMRVISNNLANVNTTAYKRDRASFQTLAYQVVTAPGAASTAQTQYATGTNLGTGVRIQGTSRIETQGSLQTTGNALDLALDGNGYFQIQMPDGTLGYTRAGNFSRSPEGLLITSEGYQVMPGITVPEGATSITVGSDGTVSATVAGQTEATQLGQIQVATFPNSAGLQAKGDNYLTETSASGAASLGNPGEVGRGTIRQGMLEGSNVNVVEELVDMIETQRAYEVNSKMISATDEMLKYVNQNI, from the coding sequence ATGGGTTCCGCAGCAATGCACATCGCGCGTACCGGGCTCGACGCCCAGGATACGCGCATGCGGGTGATCTCGAACAACCTCGCGAACGTGAACACCACCGCGTACAAGCGCGACCGCGCGTCGTTCCAGACGCTGGCCTATCAGGTCGTCACCGCGCCGGGCGCCGCGAGCACCGCGCAGACCCAGTACGCCACCGGCACCAATCTGGGCACCGGCGTGCGCATCCAGGGCACGTCGCGCATCGAGACGCAGGGCTCGCTCCAGACTACGGGCAACGCGCTCGATCTGGCGCTGGACGGCAATGGCTATTTCCAGATCCAGATGCCCGACGGCACGCTGGGCTATACCCGCGCCGGCAATTTCTCGCGCTCGCCGGAAGGCCTGCTGATCACCTCGGAAGGCTATCAGGTGATGCCGGGCATCACCGTGCCCGAAGGCGCCACCTCGATCACCGTCGGCAGCGACGGCACCGTCTCGGCGACCGTCGCGGGCCAGACCGAAGCGACCCAGCTCGGCCAGATCCAGGTCGCGACCTTCCCCAACTCGGCCGGCCTTCAGGCCAAGGGCGACAATTACCTGACCGAAACCTCGGCCAGCGGCGCCGCCAGCCTGGGCAATCCGGGCGAAGTCGGCCGCGGCACGATCCGTCAGGGAATGCTCGAAGGCTCGAACGTCAATGTCGTCGAGGAACTCGTCGACATGATCGAGACCCAGCGCGCCTACGAGGTCAATTCCAAGATGATCTCGGCCACCGATGAGATGCTGAAATATGTCAATCAGAACATCTAA
- the flgF gene encoding flagellar basal-body rod protein FlgF, protein MDRLVYTALSGLRSQMNAQASIANNIANASTIGYRSDRINFDRVMLRGGGAALDSRSLAAEEVTDADRTAGTIIQTGRPLDVAVTGDAWIAIQATDGTEAYTRRGDLSVSPSGVLETGDGFPVMGSGGPITVPPYQSISVANDGTVSIVPPGGDPNQPQVLDQIKLVSTEGTNTVKGLDNNLHVKGGGTLPQDMEATVQSGALEQSNVNLTQALVDMIENQRAYEVQANLLKEAKAMDESTASLMRVNA, encoded by the coding sequence ATGGACCGGCTCGTCTATACGGCACTTTCCGGGCTTCGCAGCCAGATGAACGCGCAGGCGTCGATCGCGAACAACATCGCGAACGCCTCGACCATCGGCTACCGCTCGGATCGCATCAACTTCGATCGCGTGATGCTGCGCGGCGGCGGCGCGGCGCTCGACTCGCGCTCGCTGGCGGCAGAGGAAGTGACCGACGCCGACCGGACCGCTGGCACCATCATCCAGACCGGCCGTCCGCTGGATGTCGCGGTGACCGGCGACGCCTGGATCGCGATCCAGGCCACCGACGGCACCGAAGCCTATACGAGGCGGGGCGACCTTTCGGTCTCTCCCTCGGGCGTGCTGGAAACCGGAGACGGTTTCCCGGTGATGGGGTCGGGGGGCCCCATCACCGTGCCGCCCTATCAGTCGATTTCGGTCGCGAACGACGGCACCGTATCGATCGTCCCGCCCGGGGGCGACCCGAACCAGCCGCAGGTTCTGGACCAGATCAAGCTGGTCAGCACCGAAGGCACGAACACGGTGAAGGGTTTGGACAATAACTTGCATGTGAAGGGCGGCGGGACGCTGCCCCAGGACATGGAAGCTACGGTTCAATCCGGAGCCCTGGAGCAGTCGAACGTTAATCTTACGCAGGCTTTGGTCGACATGATCGAGAACCAGCGTGCGTACGAAGTGCAGGCGAACCTTCTGAAGGAAGCCAAGGCAATGGACGAGAGCACCGCATCGCTGATGCGCGTGAACGCTTAA
- a CDS encoding flagellar hook protein FlgE translates to MSFYTSLSGLQAAQTDMSTISHNLANVSTNGFKRSMTMFADVIASTKDSNPNQMVGSGTVVKAIRQQFSQGGYTQSSSSLDLAITGDGFFAVRNDTGTGGVMFTRNGSFTVDSERYVTDQQGNKLLVYPVDGSGAVVATGIDSAQSLRIPQTSGTPQATQNVALSLNLSANSTIPKEAGRFEDTPYAFDRFDPGTYNQSSQTTIYDAGGNALTLTNYYVRETAPTTGDATSTWSVYSFVGDQQLDADAATAGTQQITLEFDSTGKITAPTGTTAFSGFLSPGATSEQMLTLNFGTATTQVGQPFSVNTRSQDGAAVGQFESVTVGDDGIVRASFSNGDLQPLGKVMLANFTNPTGLRQLGNSTWAATGLSGEARLGEPNSNGFGSLMSGAVERSNVDITEELVGLIAAQRNFQANAKALDTASQISQTIFNIRS, encoded by the coding sequence ATGTCCTTCTACACTTCGCTCAGTGGGCTCCAGGCCGCCCAGACCGACATGTCGACGATCTCGCACAACCTCGCGAACGTCTCGACCAACGGCTTCAAGCGCTCGATGACGATGTTCGCCGACGTGATCGCCTCGACCAAGGATTCGAACCCGAACCAGATGGTCGGCTCGGGCACCGTCGTGAAGGCGATCCGCCAGCAGTTCAGCCAGGGCGGCTACACCCAGTCGAGCTCGTCGCTCGATCTCGCCATCACCGGCGACGGCTTCTTCGCGGTCCGCAACGACACCGGCACCGGCGGCGTGATGTTCACCCGCAACGGCAGCTTCACCGTCGACAGCGAGCGCTACGTGACCGACCAGCAGGGCAACAAGCTGCTCGTCTATCCGGTCGACGGTTCGGGCGCGGTCGTCGCGACCGGCATCGACTCCGCCCAGAGCCTGCGCATCCCGCAGACCAGCGGCACTCCGCAGGCGACCCAGAATGTCGCGCTGTCGCTGAACCTGTCGGCCAATTCGACGATTCCGAAGGAAGCCGGGCGCTTCGAAGACACGCCCTATGCCTTCGATCGCTTTGATCCGGGCACCTACAACCAGTCGTCGCAGACCACCATCTATGACGCCGGCGGCAACGCGCTGACGCTGACCAACTATTATGTCCGCGAAACCGCGCCGACCACGGGCGATGCGACCAGCACTTGGAGCGTCTATTCGTTCGTCGGCGATCAGCAGCTCGATGCCGATGCCGCGACCGCCGGCACCCAGCAGATCACGCTCGAATTCGACTCGACCGGGAAGATCACCGCGCCCACCGGCACGACCGCGTTCAGCGGCTTCCTGTCGCCGGGCGCGACGTCGGAGCAGATGCTGACGCTCAACTTCGGTACCGCCACCACCCAGGTCGGCCAGCCGTTCAGCGTCAACACGCGCAGCCAGGACGGCGCCGCGGTCGGCCAGTTCGAAAGCGTCACCGTGGGCGACGACGGTATCGTCCGCGCCAGCTTCTCCAACGGCGACCTTCAGCCGCTGGGCAAGGTGATGCTCGCCAACTTCACCAACCCGACCGGCCTTCGCCAGCTCGGCAACTCGACCTGGGCCGCCACCGGCCTGTCGGGCGAAGCACGCCTCGGCGAGCCGAACTCGAATGGCTTCGGTTCGCTGATGTCGGGTGCGGTCGAGCGGTCGAACGTCGACATCACGGAAGAACTGGTCGGCCTGATCGCCGCGCAGCGCAACTTCCAAGCCAATGCGAAGGCCTTGGATACCGCGAGCCAGATCTCGCAGACCATCTTCAACATCCGCAGTTAA
- the flgC gene encoding flagellar basal body rod protein FlgC: MGDRPLSIFDVSGRAMSAQLVRMNTTASNLANAGSVASSSNAAYRTQKPVFRTHYDAASGMSTVDVERVVTAGAEPTKRYDPGNPMADKDGNVWESAVDETQELVDMLETARSYQNNVEVLQTAKSLILDTLKLGR; the protein is encoded by the coding sequence ATGGGTGACCGTCCCCTTTCGATCTTCGACGTCTCCGGCCGCGCGATGAGCGCGCAGCTGGTGCGGATGAACACCACGGCGTCGAACCTGGCCAATGCCGGCTCGGTCGCGTCCAGCTCGAACGCTGCCTATCGCACGCAGAAGCCGGTGTTCCGCACGCATTATGATGCGGCCAGCGGCATGTCGACGGTCGACGTCGAGCGCGTCGTCACCGCCGGCGCCGAGCCGACCAAGCGCTACGATCCGGGCAACCCAATGGCCGACAAGGACGGCAATGTCTGGGAGAGCGCCGTCGACGAGACGCAGGAGCTGGTCGACATGCTCGAGACCGCCCGCTCGTACCAGAACAATGTGGAGGTCCTCCAGACCGCCAAGTCCCTCATCCTCGATACCCTCAAGCTGGGCCGTTGA